A genomic region of Erythrobacter sp. SCSIO 43205 contains the following coding sequences:
- the hfq gene encoding RNA chaperone Hfq gives MSTGRTLSPRPRSKPSPAPAARSSGGNAKQQGNLQDAFLNLLRKNKTPVTMFLVKGVKLQGIVTWFDNFSILLRRDGQSQLVYKHAISTIMPGGTVDAEQFGSRNGSGKQRLLQDVFLSRVSASQVEVTMFLVNGVMLQGRIAAFDLFCMLLERDGAVQLAYKHAVSTIQPASPVDLSDDPDYEGEDDDFESDY, from the coding sequence ATGTCCACTGGGCGAACTCTCTCTCCCCGCCCTCGATCAAAACCGTCTCCAGCACCAGCTGCGCGTTCCTCGGGGGGTAACGCAAAACAGCAGGGCAATCTGCAAGACGCTTTTCTCAACCTGCTGCGCAAGAACAAAACACCAGTGACGATGTTTCTGGTCAAAGGCGTGAAACTTCAAGGGATTGTCACATGGTTTGATAATTTCTCGATACTTTTGCGCCGCGATGGTCAATCCCAGCTTGTTTACAAACACGCAATTTCGACCATCATGCCTGGCGGAACTGTCGATGCCGAACAATTTGGCAGTCGCAACGGTTCGGGAAAGCAACGCCTGCTTCAGGACGTGTTTCTCAGCCGCGTGAGCGCTTCTCAAGTTGAAGTGACCATGTTCCTTGTGAATGGGGTTATGCTGCAAGGTAGGATCGCTGCCTTTGATCTGTTTTGTATGCTGCTCGAACGCGATGGCGCGGTCCAGCTTGCTTACAAACACGCGGTATCGACCATTCAGCCTGCCAGCCCGGTCGACCTGTCCGATGACCCCGACTACGAGGGTGAGGACGACGATTTTGAGAGCGACTACTGA
- a CDS encoding sigma-54 dependent transcriptional regulator, with amino-acid sequence MALDILIVDDERDIRELVAGVLGDEGYECRTAADSTGALAAVDERRPSLVLLDVWLHGSELDGLETLDAIKAREPDLPVIIFSGHGNIDTAVSAVGRGAMDFIEKPFEAERLLLLVERATETERLRRENTQLREMNFGHPEFTGNSPAINTVRATLKRVANTGSRVMISGPAGAGKEVAARMLHSWSNRADNAFVLVNSARITPERFEQELFGEEVDGKQIKPGLFELADGGTLYLDEVADMPLSTQARILRVLTEQSFVRVGGSRQIGVDVRVVSSTSRDLAVEMEEKRFREDLFYRLNVVPVTIPSLAERRDDIPTLTNQFFARYSSEQGIAPPEISQEAMAALQAYDWPGNVRQLRNVVERTIIMTPRDRLKVVEPDMLPAEITGGRLASSGEGLTAMMGVPLREARETFEREYLTIQIRRFSGNISKTATFIGMERSALHRKLKLLGMADRREIEKK; translated from the coding sequence ATGGCGCTTGATATCCTGATTGTTGATGATGAACGCGATATTCGCGAGCTTGTCGCCGGAGTGCTTGGAGATGAGGGATATGAATGTCGCACCGCTGCCGATTCCACCGGGGCGCTTGCGGCCGTAGACGAACGCCGCCCCAGCCTCGTCCTGCTAGACGTGTGGCTTCACGGCAGCGAATTGGACGGGCTTGAAACACTCGACGCCATCAAAGCGCGCGAACCGGACCTGCCAGTGATTATCTTCTCAGGCCACGGCAATATTGACACAGCGGTTTCGGCTGTCGGTCGCGGGGCGATGGATTTTATCGAAAAGCCATTTGAAGCCGAGCGCTTGTTGCTTCTGGTTGAACGCGCGACGGAAACAGAGCGACTTCGGCGTGAAAACACCCAGCTTCGCGAGATGAATTTTGGCCACCCTGAATTCACGGGCAATTCACCCGCCATCAACACGGTGCGCGCGACATTGAAGCGGGTTGCCAACACTGGCAGCCGCGTGATGATCTCTGGGCCTGCCGGGGCCGGCAAAGAAGTTGCTGCGCGAATGCTGCATAGCTGGAGCAATCGCGCCGATAATGCCTTTGTTCTCGTCAATTCCGCCCGCATCACCCCAGAACGCTTTGAACAGGAGCTGTTCGGTGAAGAGGTTGACGGCAAACAGATCAAGCCGGGGCTGTTTGAACTGGCTGATGGCGGTACACTTTACCTTGACGAAGTGGCTGATATGCCCCTCTCGACACAGGCGCGCATCCTGCGGGTTCTGACTGAACAATCCTTTGTGCGGGTAGGGGGTTCTCGCCAGATCGGTGTCGATGTGCGGGTTGTCTCTTCGACGTCGCGTGATCTGGCTGTGGAGATGGAGGAAAAGCGGTTTCGCGAAGACCTTTTCTACCGCCTAAATGTCGTGCCTGTTACGATCCCGTCGCTCGCTGAGCGGCGCGATGACATCCCGACGCTCACCAATCAATTCTTTGCGCGCTATTCGAGCGAGCAGGGCATTGCTCCGCCCGAAATAAGTCAGGAAGCCATGGCTGCGCTTCAGGCTTATGACTGGCCTGGCAATGTGCGCCAGCTGCGAAATGTGGTCGAAAGGACAATTATCATGACCCCGCGCGACCGGCTTAAAGTGGTCGAGCCCGATATGCTTCCCGCTGAGATCACTGGTGGTCGGCTTGCCAGTTCGGGCGAGGGCTTGACCGCAATGATGGGCGTGCCCTTGCGCGAAGCACGTGAAACATTTGAGCGCGAATATCTCACGATTCAAATCCGGCGTTTTTCAGGAAATATCTCGAAAACTGCGACATTTATCGGGATGGAACGCTCAGCGCTCCATCGCAAATTGAAGCTTTTGGGAATGGCAGACAGGCGTGAGATTGAGAAAAAATAG